The proteins below come from a single Candidatus Bathyarchaeota archaeon genomic window:
- a CDS encoding heme-binding protein — protein MVQSVKYEVLRKLGNVEVRRYPKIVIAKASNREPDNFGLLFRFISGNNKQRAKVKMTAPVVSQDTSQEIKMTSPVFSDFSSQGYIAFVMPSELNLETTPLPLDSNVKIEEVSSRVVAVLRFSGSWSEAHFEEKKQELLQELIKARIKTKGIVFSMLYNPPFTPSFLRRNEVAIEVENINVD, from the coding sequence ATGGTTCAAAGCGTAAAATATGAGGTTTTAAGAAAATTGGGCAATGTAGAGGTTCGGCGTTATCCAAAAATTGTTATAGCCAAAGCATCGAACCGTGAGCCAGATAATTTTGGGCTTCTTTTCCGTTTCATCTCAGGAAACAACAAGCAAAGAGCAAAAGTAAAAATGACTGCTCCTGTCGTTTCGCAGGATACTTCTCAGGAAATAAAAATGACATCGCCTGTTTTTTCTGATTTTTCCAGTCAAGGTTACATTGCTTTTGTTATGCCTTCTGAATTGAATCTGGAAACTACTCCGCTGCCTTTAGATAGTAATGTCAAGATAGAGGAGGTTTCCTCAAGAGTTGTTGCGGTTTTACGGTTTTCCGGAAGTTGGTCTGAAGCTCATTTTGAAGAAAAAAAGCAGGAGTTACTGCAAGAGTTAATTAAGGCAAGGATAAAAACTAAGGGTATAGTTTTTAGTATGCTTTATAATCCTCCTTTCACTCCAAGTTTTTTGAGAAGAAACGAAGTAGCCATTGAAGTTGAAAACATAAACGTTGATTGA
- a CDS encoding fasciclin domain-containing protein — MADIVDTAISAGNFKTLVAAVQAAGLVETLKSPGPFTVFAPSDDAFEKLPKGTVENLLKDVPKLKSILTYHVVAGKVTSADVVKLKTAKTVEGEEVKIDSSMWHGHRMPKINDAKIVQADIMTDNGVIHVIDKVLIPPMEMAH; from the coding sequence ATGGCTGATATAGTCGATACTGCAATATCCGCTGGCAACTTCAAAACATTGGTTGCTGCTGTTCAGGCTGCTGGACTGGTTGAGACATTAAAAAGTCCAGGTCCGTTTACCGTATTTGCTCCATCAGATGATGCTTTCGAGAAACTGCCGAAAGGAACAGTTGAAAACCTCCTCAAAGACGTCCCAAAACTAAAATCAATTCTAACATACCACGTTGTCGCAGGCAAAGTTACATCGGCAGATGTCGTTAAACTTAAAACTGCAAAAACAGTTGAAGGCGAAGAAGTAAAAATCGATTCTTCCATGTGGCATGGTCACCGTATGCCTAAAATTAACGACGCAAAAATAGTTCAGGCAGATATAATGACTGACAATGGAGTTATCCATGTTATCGATAAAGTTTTGATACCGCCGATGGAAATGGCACATTAA
- a CDS encoding tryptophan-rich sensory protein, with translation MQKNSSNYLKYVNIVAFILTVIINSIAGSTTLIGGQDTAAISDKNPTLITPAGYVFSIWGIIYFLLGVFVIYQALPKEHNSTYNKKIGWLFVLSSLINIAWIFVWQYESLLLSVVLIFALLFSLIAIYLRLDIGRSKVKVSERLAVHLPFSVYLGWITIASIADVAVTLTAYNWDGFGISPETWAIIVVAVALVITLLMLGIRKDIAYALVIIWALVGIGVNHSSNPNVVLLTEVSSIIVAVAVLAVVVVTLVKRK, from the coding sequence GTGCAAAAAAATAGCTCAAATTATTTAAAGTACGTAAATATCGTCGCATTCATTTTAACTGTTATAATAAATAGTATTGCTGGAAGCACAACATTAATTGGCGGTCAAGATACCGCAGCGATATCCGACAAAAATCCTACCCTTATTACACCTGCAGGGTATGTTTTCTCTATCTGGGGCATTATTTACTTCCTACTAGGCGTCTTTGTGATTTATCAGGCGTTGCCAAAAGAACACAACAGCACATATAATAAAAAAATAGGCTGGCTATTTGTCCTAAGCAGTCTAATAAACATCGCTTGGATTTTTGTTTGGCAATATGAAAGCCTACTTTTATCAGTTGTTCTTATTTTTGCGCTTCTATTTTCGCTGATAGCGATTTATTTACGCCTAGATATCGGCAGGTCCAAAGTGAAGGTCAGTGAGAGACTTGCGGTTCATTTGCCTTTTAGTGTTTATTTGGGCTGGATAACTATTGCGTCCATAGCTGACGTTGCTGTTACTTTAACGGCTTATAATTGGGATGGATTTGGTATTAGCCCTGAAACGTGGGCAATAATAGTCGTTGCAGTAGCCTTGGTCATTACCCTGCTCATGTTAGGCATTCGCAAAGACATTGCCTATGCGTTGGTGATTATTTGGGCGCTGGTCGGTATCGGAGTAAACCACAGCAGCAACCCCAACGTTGTATTGCTGACTGAGGTGAGCAGTATCATTGTAGCCGTTGCTGTGTTGGCTGTGGTTGTTGTGACTTTGGTGAAAAGAAAATAA
- a CDS encoding TIGR04076 family protein produces MKEAVKVKITVLKRFNPSEVFKSSPVTFIEPTGACDVFSDGQEFIVENLIMPEGFCPMAWLSICNNVRLLSYGCNFPWFKEEGVTINCCIDGLRPVIFKLERIK; encoded by the coding sequence ATGAAAGAGGCGGTAAAAGTCAAGATTACAGTTTTAAAGCGTTTTAATCCATCAGAAGTTTTTAAATCAAGTCCAGTGACTTTCATTGAACCTACTGGAGCATGTGACGTGTTCAGTGATGGGCAAGAATTTATCGTTGAAAATCTGATTATGCCTGAAGGGTTCTGTCCGATGGCTTGGCTTTCTATATGCAACAATGTGCGGCTTTTGAGTTATGGTTGCAATTTTCCTTGGTTCAAAGAAGAGGGTGTAACCATAAACTGTTGTATAGATGGACTTAGACCTGTAATATTCAAACTGGAACGCATCAAGTAA
- a CDS encoding signal recognition particle protein Srp54, producing MALDRLGSSLTNAVKKLFKASVVDEAAVKELVRDIQRALLQADVNVQLVLQISKRIEERALNEKMPPGISRREHVIKVVYEELTRFVGDKPVPLKVDPGSKKVIMLVDIQGSGKTTHAAKLARYFQKRGLKVGLIAADTYRPGAYAQLQQLATRINVPIYGEAKAKDPVKVAKAGFKQFPDRELIIVDTAGRHKEEKDLIKEMKDLEKNIHPDEVIMVIDGTIGQQASAQAKTFHEATPIGAIIVTKLDGSSRGGGALSAVAATGAPIKFIGTGEKVEDIESFVPSRFVGRLLGMGDLDTLLEKVHDAEVEVPQKKVKDIMSGKFTLTDMYEQFQAVKKMGPFKKVMSMLPGMSYNVPDEMLNTAEGRLEKWGVIIQSMTPQEKENPKVFNSSRIKRVARGSGTSEKEVKELLKQYVMMRKMLKMFKHNKRKMPFGLGGAGKGLPPGLK from the coding sequence ATGGCACTAGACCGACTAGGTTCTTCATTGACCAACGCCGTAAAAAAACTCTTCAAAGCCTCCGTAGTGGACGAAGCAGCAGTCAAAGAACTAGTCCGGGACATACAACGCGCCCTACTTCAAGCAGACGTAAACGTGCAACTGGTGCTACAAATCTCCAAACGCATTGAAGAGCGCGCGTTAAACGAGAAGATGCCGCCTGGAATTTCAAGGCGTGAGCACGTTATCAAAGTTGTTTATGAAGAATTAACACGGTTCGTAGGTGACAAGCCTGTTCCGCTTAAAGTTGACCCAGGCTCAAAAAAAGTCATTATGCTAGTCGACATTCAGGGTTCAGGCAAAACCACACATGCTGCTAAACTTGCACGATACTTCCAGAAGCGCGGTTTAAAGGTTGGCTTAATTGCTGCTGACACTTACCGTCCAGGTGCATATGCACAGCTTCAACAGTTAGCAACCCGAATTAATGTTCCAATTTATGGTGAAGCCAAAGCCAAAGATCCAGTTAAAGTCGCAAAAGCAGGCTTCAAACAATTCCCCGACCGCGAACTCATAATCGTCGACACTGCTGGTCGTCACAAAGAAGAAAAAGACCTCATCAAGGAAATGAAAGACCTTGAAAAAAACATCCACCCCGACGAAGTTATCATGGTAATCGACGGCACCATCGGACAACAAGCATCGGCGCAGGCAAAAACCTTCCATGAAGCAACCCCCATCGGCGCCATCATCGTCACCAAACTTGACGGTTCAAGCCGTGGAGGAGGCGCACTCTCAGCGGTAGCAGCAACAGGCGCACCCATCAAATTCATCGGTACAGGCGAAAAAGTTGAGGACATCGAATCCTTTGTGCCCTCCCGCTTTGTTGGTCGCCTGCTGGGTATGGGTGATTTGGATACGTTGTTGGAAAAGGTTCATGATGCTGAGGTTGAGGTGCCTCAAAAGAAAGTTAAAGACATCATGAGCGGCAAATTCACTTTAACTGACATGTATGAGCAGTTCCAAGCCGTCAAAAAGATGGGTCCCTTCAAAAAAGTCATGTCTATGTTGCCTGGTATGAGTTATAATGTTCCAGATGAGATGCTAAACACTGCAGAGGGTCGCCTTGAGAAATGGGGCGTGATTATCCAGTCAATGACGCCTCAGGAAAAAGAAAACCCCAAAGTCTTCAATTCCTCACGCATAAAACGAGTAGCCCGAGGCTCAGGAACATCTGAAAAAGAAGTCAAAGAACTCCTCAAGCAGTACGTTATGATGCGTAAAATGCTCAAAATGTTTAAGCACAACAAACGCAAGATGCCCTTTGGCTTGGGCGGTGCAGGCAAAGGTTTACCGCCAGGATTAAAGTAG
- a CDS encoding tRNA pseudouridine(54/55) synthase Pus10, whose product MDVLEKAYQLLSSYPLCDHCLGRQLAALGYCMENDVRGKALKISLTMQANLLAAEKNPDGINQLKILATNGFSKEAKETLKHLKQEVPEVEGLKCFLCDDRFAEANTFLDNALAILADYEYSTFLVGIELPVAVEEREDEFKASQNIIYGESLRHEFGRVLGKGLAVRAGKEAEYLTPDIAVVFNPFTGNIKLQVNPLFVGGKYRKLVRTIPQSKWFCSCRGKGCPKCGGTGKLYPESVEELSSNALLEVAQGEEEFFHASGREDIDARMLGSGRPFIVEISKPKKRFIDLKQIEAAVNESAVGKVEVSGLHFSSRDDVRHLKKGETAQKEYALLAEFEKELSEADLRTIEENFSEITIKQQTPKRVVHRRADIVRERYIYKVKVKKVSLKRALLEIKCQGGLYVKELVSGDDGRTVPNVSDTLNNRAKTLKLDVVNVIIDE is encoded by the coding sequence ATGGATGTTTTAGAAAAAGCCTACCAGTTGCTCAGTAGTTATCCCCTTTGTGACCACTGCCTAGGACGCCAACTCGCAGCTTTAGGCTACTGCATGGAAAATGACGTCCGCGGCAAAGCCCTCAAAATCAGCTTAACCATGCAGGCAAACCTGCTTGCAGCTGAAAAAAATCCTGATGGCATTAATCAACTCAAGATTTTGGCAACTAATGGGTTTTCTAAAGAAGCGAAAGAAACCCTAAAACACCTAAAACAAGAAGTTCCAGAGGTTGAAGGGCTAAAATGTTTCTTATGTGACGACAGATTTGCTGAGGCTAACACTTTTTTGGATAACGCGTTAGCTATTTTGGCTGATTATGAATATTCCACTTTCTTAGTTGGTATCGAGTTGCCTGTTGCGGTTGAGGAGCGGGAAGACGAGTTCAAAGCTTCCCAAAACATAATCTACGGTGAAAGCCTCCGTCATGAGTTTGGCAGGGTATTGGGTAAAGGCTTAGCTGTTCGGGCGGGCAAAGAAGCCGAGTATCTAACACCTGACATAGCCGTGGTCTTTAACCCGTTTACTGGTAACATAAAACTTCAGGTTAACCCACTGTTTGTAGGTGGCAAATACCGAAAGCTTGTCCGCACGATTCCGCAGTCCAAATGGTTCTGTAGCTGCCGCGGAAAAGGCTGTCCTAAATGTGGCGGAACAGGGAAACTTTATCCTGAATCCGTTGAAGAGCTCTCATCTAACGCGTTGCTTGAAGTAGCACAGGGGGAAGAGGAGTTTTTCCATGCTTCTGGTCGTGAGGATATTGATGCACGGATGCTAGGCAGCGGTAGACCGTTTATTGTTGAGATTTCTAAACCGAAAAAGCGCTTTATTGACTTAAAACAAATCGAAGCTGCAGTCAATGAATCTGCGGTGGGTAAGGTTGAGGTTTCAGGATTACACTTTTCCAGCCGTGATGATGTTCGACACTTGAAGAAGGGTGAGACTGCCCAGAAGGAGTATGCGTTGTTGGCTGAGTTTGAAAAGGAACTTTCTGAGGCGGATTTGCGCACTATTGAAGAAAACTTCTCAGAAATTACGATTAAACAGCAGACTCCAAAACGTGTTGTGCATCGAAGGGCAGATATTGTGCGGGAAAGGTACATATATAAGGTTAAAGTTAAGAAGGTGTCGCTTAAGCGGGCTCTGCTTGAAATAAAATGTCAAGGTGGGCTCTACGTTAAAGAATTGGTGTCTGGCGATGACGGAAGAACAGTCCCAAACGTGTCTGACACGCTCAATAACAGGGCGAAGACGCTTAAGCTTGACGTCGTCAATGTAATAATAGATGAATAG
- a CDS encoding 50S ribosomal protein L21e: MMRGSKGYYAGTRSLLTKPNRERGKPQISKLLREYAPGSQVIIKMNSSVQKSMPHKRFHGKIGKVVEKRGRAYVVDVPQGEAIKQIIVRSDHLEPYQGS, encoded by the coding sequence ATGATGAGAGGTTCAAAAGGATACTATGCTGGTACACGAAGTCTTCTAACGAAGCCTAATCGTGAAAGAGGAAAACCACAAATCAGCAAACTGCTACGCGAGTATGCTCCAGGTTCACAAGTAATCATAAAAATGAACTCCAGCGTACAAAAAAGCATGCCTCACAAACGCTTCCACGGCAAAATAGGCAAAGTTGTTGAGAAGCGCGGAAGAGCATACGTTGTGGATGTTCCACAGGGTGAAGCAATTAAACAAATTATTGTCCGCTCTGACCACTTAGAGCCATACCAAGGCAGTTGA
- a CDS encoding RNA polymerase Rpb4, which yields MSKREISEKRLTLPQVKAILDGIGEENLDQYQRRTLDYVNKFSKVTSEKAEELLSKLVSEYELDEVEAVMIINCMPETVDELKIFLAGGRKIIEASKLDSIVALLNESRTLQ from the coding sequence ATGAGTAAACGGGAAATAAGTGAAAAACGTCTCACTTTGCCCCAAGTAAAAGCAATACTTGACGGCATCGGCGAGGAAAACCTAGACCAGTATCAGCGTCGAACACTCGACTACGTAAACAAGTTCAGCAAAGTCACTTCTGAAAAAGCAGAGGAACTTCTCTCTAAACTTGTCAGCGAATACGAACTTGATGAAGTTGAAGCCGTCATGATAATCAACTGTATGCCTGAAACTGTGGATGAACTCAAAATTTTCTTGGCTGGTGGACGCAAAATTATTGAAGCCTCAAAACTGGACTCTATAGTTGCCCTTCTAAACGAGAGCAGAACCCTTCAATAA
- a CDS encoding DUF655 domain-containing protein: MEKRYEEYAYVLDFLQHGKPGFRPTGRAGYRAGALIQCVGEEFFTLLEALVKEELVLKPGDRVYVGKDSRQEVTYIIGRIGYEELTASAKADLQGVITRIVTNREKWFVNFFNTTRAITPRMHALELVPGIGKKYMWQVINERTKKPFESFEDLQKRTELPSPAKLITKRVMEELEGDSKYRLFTRAQ, from the coding sequence ATGGAAAAGCGCTACGAGGAGTACGCTTACGTGCTAGATTTCCTACAGCACGGCAAGCCAGGCTTTCGCCCAACAGGACGAGCAGGTTACAGAGCGGGAGCCCTAATTCAGTGTGTCGGGGAAGAATTTTTCACATTACTTGAGGCATTAGTCAAAGAAGAACTGGTGCTAAAACCTGGCGACCGCGTTTATGTGGGCAAGGATTCCCGGCAAGAAGTCACCTACATTATTGGTCGCATCGGCTATGAAGAGTTGACTGCCTCAGCTAAAGCTGACCTTCAAGGCGTCATTACCCGTATAGTGACAAACCGTGAGAAATGGTTTGTTAACTTCTTTAACACCACTCGCGCCATTACCCCGCGTATGCATGCGTTGGAGTTGGTGCCTGGGATTGGAAAAAAGTACATGTGGCAAGTGATAAATGAGCGCACAAAGAAACCGTTTGAAAGCTTTGAGGACTTGCAAAAACGCACAGAACTCCCCAGTCCTGCTAAGTTGATTACAAAGCGGGTTATGGAGGAGCTTGAAGGTGACAGCAAGTACCGTCTTTTCACGCGGGCGCAGTAA
- the rsmA gene encoding 16S rRNA (adenine(1518)-N(6)/adenine(1519)-N(6))-dimethyltransferase RsmA, whose amino-acid sequence MILEETKQLLRTHRLTPNKLLGQNFMIEDAFYPKMCTYSALNSSDVVLDAGAGFGFLSKFLSSRCKSVVAVEKDCQVAGVLCEQVQGLVNVQVIVADVLTAELPPFNKAVAIPPYYLSSKLVLWLLERKVDCAVMIVQTEFANRLVAPVGSEDYGWLTVATYQAADAEILDTVSKEMFYPQPEVDSVIVRLKPWSKPPFNVENEALFRQLAKWLFTQRNKKLTNALVPFLKNTFKLCKEDAEKKAANLPYADKRARELSPENFGELADALSN is encoded by the coding sequence ATGATTCTTGAGGAAACGAAGCAGCTGCTTCGAACCCATCGATTAACACCGAACAAGCTGCTTGGCCAAAACTTCATGATAGAAGATGCTTTCTACCCTAAAATGTGCACGTACTCAGCTCTCAATAGTTCGGATGTGGTATTGGATGCTGGAGCAGGTTTTGGTTTTCTATCGAAATTTCTTTCCTCAAGGTGCAAGAGTGTGGTTGCTGTTGAAAAAGACTGCCAAGTTGCAGGTGTGCTCTGTGAACAAGTCCAGGGTTTAGTTAACGTGCAGGTGATTGTGGCTGATGTTTTAACTGCTGAATTGCCCCCATTCAATAAAGCCGTCGCGATTCCTCCCTATTACTTGTCTTCTAAGCTGGTGCTGTGGCTGCTTGAGCGCAAAGTGGATTGCGCCGTGATGATTGTGCAGACTGAATTTGCTAATCGTCTTGTTGCACCTGTGGGGAGTGAAGATTATGGTTGGTTAACAGTTGCTACTTATCAAGCCGCTGATGCGGAAATTCTGGATACTGTAAGCAAGGAAATGTTTTATCCACAGCCCGAAGTGGACTCAGTGATTGTCCGGCTAAAACCTTGGAGCAAGCCACCCTTCAACGTTGAAAATGAAGCCTTGTTTAGGCAACTGGCAAAATGGCTCTTCACCCAACGCAACAAGAAACTCACAAATGCGCTTGTTCCTTTCCTCAAAAACACGTTTAAACTCTGCAAAGAGGACGCAGAAAAGAAAGCCGCCAACTTGCCCTACGCCGACAAACGTGCTCGTGAATTGTCACCTGAAAACTTTGGAGAATTAGCTGATGCACTCTCAAACTAA
- a CDS encoding class I SAM-dependent methyltransferase: MHSQTKRVCFGDLVFDVCDDVYEPSEDSFLFAQNLTVHPSDWVLDLGTGSGILAILSAKTARRVTAVDINPYAIRCAKANAKVNHLNGKMDFLQADLFSAFHNPKFNVILFNAPYLPSEEGEADNWIGRSWAGGASGRDVIDQFLAVVPQFLAIDGRVFLMQSTLADEKETICRFEKQGFKAGVVASLALPFFETLTLIEAVVANR, encoded by the coding sequence ATGCACTCTCAAACTAAACGTGTCTGTTTCGGCGATTTGGTTTTTGATGTTTGCGACGATGTTTATGAGCCATCGGAGGACTCGTTTCTTTTTGCCCAAAACCTGACTGTACATCCGTCTGATTGGGTACTGGATTTAGGAACAGGAAGCGGCATACTAGCGATTCTATCCGCAAAGACAGCCCGTCGCGTGACTGCCGTAGACATTAACCCTTACGCAATCCGCTGCGCCAAAGCCAACGCAAAGGTTAACCACCTGAATGGGAAAATGGATTTTTTGCAAGCCGACCTTTTTTCAGCCTTTCATAATCCCAAATTTAACGTGATTCTGTTTAATGCGCCCTATTTGCCCTCTGAAGAGGGTGAGGCAGACAATTGGATTGGGCGTTCATGGGCAGGCGGCGCAAGCGGACGGGACGTTATTGACCAATTCCTTGCTGTGGTTCCCCAGTTTTTGGCGATTGATGGGCGGGTTTTTTTGATGCAATCTACTTTGGCAGATGAAAAAGAGACTATCTGCCGTTTTGAGAAGCAGGGCTTTAAAGCGGGAGTTGTGGCTTCTTTGGCTTTGCCCTTCTTTGAAACCTTAACACTCATTGAAGCCGTGGTTGCAAACAGATAA
- a CDS encoding cytidine/deoxycytidylate deaminase family protein encodes MPNSRPDWDRYFLDMCEAVAARATCDRGKCGAVIVKDKRIMTTGYVGAPAGLPHCDEVGHDLRTVTNGNGEITQHCVRTLHAEQNAILQAARFGIPLEGSTLFCKMTPCRTCAMMIINAGIKRVVCTKRYHADADTIEMFKQAGIELCIVNDEVEKYDKQ; translated from the coding sequence ATGCCTAACTCAAGACCAGATTGGGACAGGTACTTCTTGGATATGTGTGAAGCTGTAGCTGCACGTGCTACATGTGACCGCGGAAAATGCGGTGCAGTTATCGTTAAAGACAAACGCATCATGACTACAGGCTACGTTGGTGCTCCAGCAGGACTGCCACACTGTGACGAAGTTGGCCATGACCTACGCACAGTCACCAATGGCAACGGTGAAATCACCCAGCACTGCGTACGGACCCTGCACGCCGAGCAAAATGCGATTCTTCAAGCCGCACGCTTTGGCATACCACTAGAAGGCTCAACACTGTTTTGCAAAATGACGCCGTGTCGAACCTGCGCGATGATGATTATTAATGCGGGCATTAAACGGGTGGTCTGCACCAAACGCTACCATGCCGACGCAGATACGATTGAAATGTTTAAGCAGGCAGGAATCGAGCTTTGCATCGTTAATGATGAAGTAGAAAAATACGATAAGCAATAA
- a CDS encoding DNA methyltransferase: MPTQLFISGKNWKLSLAELITYFQARQETFQTVFVSKEFFVFDLEQKIGAIEDLGGTIKIADVQTEFPTEAARLAFLEKNKQAQAQITEQISLSGIVDEIEKNATDEKAFFGVSVYCADKQFRQLSGQIQRTVGSIIKKELASAGKKSQFMGFSKERRAAQLSHVEVLKKNLIESRGEVLFCVGKEKVWVAITTAVHNPFEFQKRDVYKPRQRVIYGMPPRLARIMLNLSHCKEGKVVLDPFCGVGTVLQEALLAKAEAVGLDINTWCVNAATENLEWIRQEYDLPNAKFRVIVGNVGNLTSKVGFENVDCIVTEPDLGPPLKQIPTTPYAHKVINKLDPLFSGFVREAFNVLREGGRLVLVTPYIVSRSGDIVTMNIAQKAQEAGFTVVAPFGKEMFGDSAFLEKNLGELSSLVETDERHKIGREIHIFQKINLY, encoded by the coding sequence ATGCCAACCCAATTATTTATTTCAGGAAAAAACTGGAAACTCTCCCTAGCAGAGCTCATAACCTACTTTCAAGCAAGACAAGAAACCTTTCAAACAGTTTTTGTTTCCAAAGAATTCTTTGTATTTGACCTAGAACAGAAAATAGGTGCTATTGAGGATTTGGGTGGGACAATAAAAATTGCAGATGTACAAACTGAGTTCCCAACTGAAGCCGCAAGGTTGGCGTTTCTTGAAAAAAACAAGCAAGCCCAAGCACAAATAACCGAGCAAATAAGTTTAAGCGGCATTGTTGACGAGATTGAAAAAAATGCAACTGATGAGAAAGCGTTTTTTGGTGTTAGTGTTTACTGCGCGGATAAGCAGTTTAGGCAACTTTCAGGACAAATTCAACGCACTGTTGGTAGCATTATCAAAAAGGAGTTGGCAAGCGCTGGTAAGAAGTCACAGTTCATGGGGTTTAGCAAGGAAAGAAGAGCCGCCCAGCTTAGCCACGTGGAAGTTCTAAAGAAAAACCTCATCGAAAGCAGAGGCGAAGTGCTCTTCTGTGTCGGAAAAGAGAAGGTTTGGGTTGCCATCACAACTGCGGTGCATAATCCCTTTGAGTTCCAGAAAAGAGATGTCTACAAACCCAGACAACGCGTCATCTACGGCATGCCACCTAGACTGGCAAGAATCATGCTAAACTTGTCACATTGCAAGGAAGGCAAGGTTGTGCTTGACCCGTTTTGTGGTGTGGGCACGGTTTTGCAGGAGGCCTTGCTGGCTAAAGCTGAAGCGGTGGGTTTGGATATCAACACGTGGTGTGTAAATGCGGCTACTGAGAATCTGGAATGGATACGTCAAGAGTATGATTTGCCAAATGCAAAGTTCCGTGTCATTGTGGGTAACGTTGGCAATTTAACCAGTAAAGTCGGGTTTGAAAATGTTGACTGCATCGTTACCGAACCTGATTTGGGGCCCCCACTAAAACAAATCCCAACAACGCCTTACGCACACAAAGTCATCAACAAACTTGACCCCTTATTCTCTGGGTTTGTTAGAGAAGCCTTCAACGTGCTACGTGAAGGAGGCAGACTTGTTTTGGTTACACCCTATATTGTATCGCGTTCAGGCGACATTGTCACTATGAATATTGCACAAAAAGCCCAAGAGGCGGGCTTCACTGTTGTGGCTCCGTTTGGCAAGGAAATGTTTGGTGACAGCGCTTTTTTGGAGAAAAATCTTGGTGAGTTATCATCATTGGTTGAAACGGATGAGCGGCACAAGATTGGCAGGGAAATTCACATTTTCCAAAAAATAAACCTTTATTGA
- a CDS encoding 50S ribosomal protein L16, with translation MHARNFRHVKNRAYTRKKFAKGFPPPKIVKFTMGDTKATFTVQGQLIALERAQIRHSALEAARVATNRVLMDKLINDYLMVVHPYPHIILRENKMIFGAHADRLQQGMRRSFGTAVGTAAKVEVNQPIITVKVNATALETAKESLKRGSAKLPIPCKIVMTKIEESPEAPQAAEAAAPTETESD, from the coding sequence ATGCACGCAAGAAACTTCAGGCACGTAAAAAACCGCGCCTACACACGGAAAAAGTTCGCTAAAGGTTTTCCCCCACCAAAAATCGTAAAGTTCACTATGGGCGATACTAAAGCGACTTTCACAGTTCAAGGACAACTCATAGCTTTAGAACGCGCTCAAATACGCCACAGCGCCCTCGAGGCCGCGCGTGTAGCTACAAACCGCGTTTTAATGGATAAACTCATAAACGATTACCTCATGGTTGTCCATCCATATCCACACATTATCTTAAGAGAAAACAAAATGATTTTTGGCGCTCACGCAGACAGGCTTCAACAGGGAATGCGTCGCTCCTTTGGCACAGCCGTGGGAACCGCAGCCAAAGTTGAAGTTAACCAGCCAATCATAACTGTAAAAGTAAACGCTACAGCGTTAGAAACAGCCAAAGAATCACTTAAACGTGGAAGCGCTAAACTTCCGATTCCTTGCAAAATAGTAATGACTAAAATCGAAGAATCTCCTGAAGCGCCACAAGCGGCAGAAGCAGCCGCCCCCACGGAGACGGAATCGGATTGA